A window of the Homo sapiens chromosome 18, GRCh38.p14 Primary Assembly genome harbors these coding sequences:
- the TNFRSF11A gene encoding tumor necrosis factor receptor superfamily member 11A isoform 2 precursor (isoform 2 precursor is encoded by transcript variant 2), with protein sequence MAPRARRRRPLFALLLLCALLARLQVALQIAPPCTSEKHYEHLGRCCNKCEPGKYMSSKCTTTSDSVCLPCGPDEYLDSWNEEDKCLLHKVCDTGKALVAVVAGNSTTPRRCACTAGYHWSQDCECCRRNTECAPGLGAQHPLQLNKDTVCKPCLAGYFSDAFSSTDKCRPWTNCTFLGKRVEHHGTEKSDAVCSSSLPARKPPNEPHVYLPGLIILLLFASVALVAAIIFGVCYRKKGKALTANLWHWINEACGRLSGDKEM encoded by the exons ATGGCCCCGCGCGCCCGGCGGCGCCGCCCGCTGTTCGCGCTGCTGCTGCTCTGCGCGCTGCTCGCCCGGCTGCAG GTGGCTTTGCAGATCGCTCCTCCATGTACCAGTGAGAAGCATTATGAGCATCTGGGACGGTGCTGTAACAAATGTGAACCAG gaaagtaCATGTCTTCTAAATGCACTACTACCTCTGACAGTGTATGTCTGCCCTGTGGCCCGGATGAATACTTGGATAGCTGGAATGAAGAAGATAAATGCTTGCTGCATAAAGTTTGTGATACAG GCAAGGCCCTGGTGGCCGTGGTCGCCGGCAACAGCACGACCCCCCGGCGCTGCGCGTGCACGGCTGGGTACCACTGGAGCCAGGACTGCGAGTGCTGCCGCCGCAACACCGAGTGCGCGCCGGGCCTGGGCGCCCAGCACCCGT tgcAGCTCAACAAGGACACAGTGTGCAAACCTTGCCTTGCAGGCTACTTCTCTGATGCCTTTTCCTCCACGGACAAATGCAGACCCTGGACCAA CTGTACCTTCCTTGGAAAGAGAGTAGAACATCATGGGACAGAGAAATCCGATGCGGTTTGCAGTTCTTCTCTGCCAGCTAGAAAACCACCAAATG AACCCCATGTTTACTTGCCCGGTTTAATAATTCTGCTTCTCTTCGCGTCTGTGGCCCTGGTGGCTGCCATCATCTTTGGCGTTTGCTATAGGAAAAAAGGGAAAGCACTCACAG CTAATTTGTGGCACTGGATCAATGAGGCTTGTGGCCGCCTAAGTGGAGATAAG